The following nucleotide sequence is from Alteromonas sp. V450.
CTGGACGTGTGCACTTATGCCGCAACACCGAAGGTGTGGGTGTAAACCGCCCTGGGGCCTTTGCAGAATACTTAGTTATTCCCGCATTCAATGCATTTAAAATTCCGGACAATATCAGCGACGACCTCGCGTCTATCTTTGACCCGTTTGGAAACGCCGTGCATACCGCGCTGAGTTTTGATCTGGTTGGTGAAGATGTGCTTATTACCGGGGCGGGGCCAATTGGAATTATGGCTGCGGCGGTGGCTAAGCACGTAGGTGCCCGTCATGTAGTGGTTACCGACATAAATCCTTATCGTTTAGAGCTTGCAAAGAAAATGGGGGCTACTCGCGCCGTTGACGTAAGCAAAGAAGATTTGAAAGACGTAATGAACGAACTTGGCATGACAGAAGGCTTTGACGTAGGGCTAGAAATGTCTGGCGTGCCGGTAGCCTTTAGAGACATGCTGAACAAAATGAACCATGGCGGTAAAATTGCCATGCTGGGTATTCCGCCGCAGGACGTGGCTATCGACTGGAACCAGGTTATCTTCAAAGGTTTAGTGATAAAAGGTATTTACGGTCGAGAAATGTTTGAAACTTGGTATAAAATGGCTAGCCTACTGCAAAGCGGTTTAGACCTTTCGCCCATTATCACACATACCTTTTCTATTGATGACTTTCAAAAAGGGTTTGATACCATGGGTTCAGGACAATCAGGTAAAGTTATTCTGGACTGGCAATAATGACAACATTTTCACACATTAGCGTAAACGACGTAGCAAACTTTGAAGGCGATGTCGCAATAGTAGACATTCGCGATCCGCAGTCGTTTGCTAATGGCCATATGCCCAACGCAGCGCCGCTAAACAATGATAATTTTGCGGCGTTTTTAGAACAAACACCCAAGTCGACACCCGTTGTGGTAGTGTGCTATCACGGTGTAAGCAGTCAACAGGCGGCGCAAGTAATAGCCCAGCAAGGCTTTGAGAGTGTTTACAGTATGGACGGCGGATTTGAAGCATGGCGTCAGGCAAACCCGGTAGTAACTGATTAACAATGGCGCATCCGCTTATTGCGTTTAATCAGCAAAACGCTGCATATTTGCTCGCAAACTATCTAACCAGTCAGCACATCCCTGCTGACGTGGTTATCAACAGTGAAGAGCGCAATACAAACAATGAGTTTATTGTTGTGCTTCAACATGCTGAACATGTTGATAACGCTAAGATCATCGCTGAAGATTTTTTGGCAAACCCAACTAACCCAAAATATCAGCAAGCCGCTTGGGACAGCGGCAAAAAAGTGAAGCTTTCTTCAACTAGCAGTACTTTTTCTTTTAACA
It contains:
- the tdh gene encoding L-threonine 3-dehydrogenase, which codes for MKSLVKAKAEKGIWLQDTPKPEVGHNDLLIKIRKTAICGTDMHIYNWDEWSQNTIPVPMVVGHEYVGEVVGMGQEVKGFQIGDRVSGEGHITCGHCRNCRAGRVHLCRNTEGVGVNRPGAFAEYLVIPAFNAFKIPDNISDDLASIFDPFGNAVHTALSFDLVGEDVLITGAGPIGIMAAAVAKHVGARHVVVTDINPYRLELAKKMGATRAVDVSKEDLKDVMNELGMTEGFDVGLEMSGVPVAFRDMLNKMNHGGKIAMLGIPPQDVAIDWNQVIFKGLVIKGIYGREMFETWYKMASLLQSGLDLSPIITHTFSIDDFQKGFDTMGSGQSGKVILDWQ
- the glpE gene encoding thiosulfate sulfurtransferase GlpE, yielding MTTFSHISVNDVANFEGDVAIVDIRDPQSFANGHMPNAAPLNNDNFAAFLEQTPKSTPVVVVCYHGVSSQQAAQVIAQQGFESVYSMDGGFEAWRQANPVVTD